One Punica granatum isolate Tunisia-2019 chromosome 3, ASM765513v2, whole genome shotgun sequence genomic window carries:
- the LOC116198604 gene encoding G-type lectin S-receptor-like serine/threonine-protein kinase SD2-5, which yields MSWSVMIFIRDKCFCLIALLGICAARSPYMGHISPGFVTSQMDWANQGGRFLVSNNSGFALGFDMAEIDPSSSVLIVTHVNSSTKVWTANRGRLISNSAKFVFNASGDVYLEDNSNMVWCTNTTGKKATRMVLQDSGNLVLIGDEEKILWQSFSHPTDTLLPGQEFKEGMKLRSFPNINNLSLYLEIKSGDLVLYAGFQTPQTYWSIKNDVRRTNTRATRQVHSVSLVSNSWNFYDQSESLLWQFIFSASSGPGDLWVAFLDQDGSITFNNLHVNGSTANSVRIPQHTCEVPEHCNPYSMCYFGGRCQCLKTLISQPACRPPALSSCSQSNDRVDVLSVGEKLDYFALPYSTPALKSNLNVCTAACRSNCSCNVLFYERSSGNCFLFDEIGGYRSPIPGSAGFVSYVKIVSGSVSKGGSKKRKEAVLTVSITIASIAILEILTYIGIRCHHKRKKLVKSSSQENLEDEDFFENLSGMLTRFRYVDICQVTKNFSTKVGQGGFGSVYLGMLPNGIVLAIKKLESIGQGKKEFWVEVSTVGSIHHLHLVKLKGFCAEGPHRLLVYEYMPNGSLDRWIFRNGGREGTSVLDWSTRFSIAVGIAKGLAYLHDECEGKIVHCDIKPQNILLDENFVAKVSDFGLAKLMSRQDSLVYTTLRGTRGYLAPEWITNNPISEKSDVYSYGMVLLEIIGGRKNYDSEECSEKAYFASYAVKMLEQGRANKIVDPDMEFDGNDKRVITSIRVALWCIQEEMFLRPSMTKVVQMLEGLCDVPEPPISIPSSSRPKSSGGECTLVEHSDTNSTAFLSAVYLSGPR from the coding sequence ATGAGCTGGTCAGTGATGATCTTCATCAGAGACAAATGTTTTTGTCTCATCGCCTTGCTGGGAATTTGTGCTGCGAGATCTCCATACATGGGCCACATCAGTCCCGGGTTTGTGACCTCTCAGATGGACTGGGCCAACCAAGGCGGCCGTTTCTTGGTATCGAACAATTCGGGTTTTGCTTTGGGATTTGACATGGCTGAGATCGATCCCTCGTCTTCTGTACTCATTGTCACCCATGTCAATAGCTCCACGAAAGTTTGGACTGCCAACCGAGGCCGATTGATCTCAAATTCCGCCAAGTTCGTTTTCAATGCTAGCGGTGATGTGTACTTAGAAGACAACAGCAACATGGTGTGGTGCACAAACACGACAGGGAAGAAGGCGACCCGGATGGTGCTGCAGGATTCCGGGAATTTGGTGTTGATCGGGGACGAGGAGAAAATTCTGTGGCAGAGCTTTAGCCACCCGACCGACACCCTGTTACCAGGTCAGGAGTTCAAGGAAGGGATGAAGCTCAGGAGCTTCCCAAACATCAATAACCTGTCCTTATATCTTGAGATCAAGTCTGGGGATTTGGTTCTGTATGCGGGCTTTCAGACACCACAAACCTATTGGTCCATCAAGAACGATGTCAGAAGGACCAACACAAGAGCTACCAGGCAGGTTCACTCCGTTTCCTTAGTGTCCAATTCGTGGAACTTCTACGATCAAAGTGAGTCCTTACTATGGCAGTTTATCTTTTCTGCAAGCTCTGGCCCTGGTGACTTGTGGGTCGCTTTTTTGGACCAAGACGGTTCGATCACATTCAATAATCTACATGTAAATGGGTCAACTGCTAATAGTGTGAGAATCCCGCAGCACACCTGCGAAGTTCCCGAACACTGCAACCCATATAGTATGTGCTATTTTGGGGGCCGTTGCCAGTGCCTCAAGACTTTAATTTCTCAACCAGCGTGCAGACCTCCTGCCCTGTCGTCGTGCAGCCAGTCCAATGATCGGGTGGACGTATTATCTGTTGGAGAGAAGCTTGATTATTTTGCGCTCCCTTACAGCACCCCCGCATTGAAGTCGAATCTTAATGTATGTACAGCAGCTTGTCGTAGCAACTGCTCCTGCAATGTTCTGTTTTATGAGAGGAGTTCTGGAAACTGCTTTTTGTTTGATGAGATAGGTGGCTACCGATCACCTATTCCCGGGTCTGCTGGATTTGTTTCATATGTAAAgatcgtaagtggatctgtaAGCAAAGGAGGCAgcaaaaagaggaaagaggcCGTACTGACCGTGTCCATCACTATTGCATCAATTGCAATCCTCGAGATTTTAACATATATTGGAATTCGGTGCCACCATAAGAGGAAGAAATTAGTGAAGAGCTCTTCTCAAGAGAACTTGGAGGACGAGGATTTCTTTGAGAATCTATCTGGCATGCTTACGCGTTTCAGATATGTTGATATCTGCCAAGTAACTAAAAACTTCTCGACAAAGGTTGGGCAGGGCGGATTTGGGTCCGTCTATCTTGGAATGCTGCCCAACGGGATAGTATTGGCTATTAAGAAGCTGGAATCAATCGGACAGGGAAAGAAGGAATTCTGGGTCGAAGTCAGCACAGTAGGGAGTATCCATCACCTGCATCTGGTGAAACTGAAGGGCTTCTGTGCTGAGGGGCCCCATCGACTTCTTGTATATGAATACATGCCAAATGGGTCTTTGGATCGATGGATCTTCAGAAACGGTGGCAGAGAAGGCACTTCAGTACTGGATTGGAGTACGAGATTCAGTATTGCAGTGGGAATAGCAAAGGGACTAGCTTATCTGCACGACGAGTGTGAAGGGAAGATCGTGCACTGCGACATAAAGCCGCAAAATATCCTTCTAGATGAAAATTTCGTGGCCAAAGTAAGTGATTTTGGCCTTGCAAAATTAATGAGCCGACAAGACAGTCTTGTATACACGACCCTAAGGGGTACGAGAGGGTACTTGGCCCCTGAGTGGATCACGAATAACCCAATATCAGAGAAGAGTGACGTGTACAGCTATGGAATGGTGCTGCTTGAGATCATTGGAGGAAGGAAGAATTACGACTCTGAGGAGTGTTCTGAGAAGGCCTATTTTGCTTCCTATGCCGTCAAGATGCTGGAACAAGGGAGAGCGAACAAAATAGTTGACCCGGACATGGAATTTGATGGGAACGATAAGAGAGTAATTACTTCCATAAGAGTCGCTCTATGGTGTATACAAGAGGAGATGTTCTTGAGACCTTCCATGACAAAAGTAGTGCAAATGCTGGAAGGGCTCTGTGACGTCCCGGAGCCTCCGATCTCTATTCCTTCGAGTTCTCGTCCTAAATCGAGTGGTGGAGAATGTACTCTAGTAGAACACTCTGACACAAATAGCACTGCATTTTTGTCGGCAGTGTATCTTTCGGGGCCTCGGTAA